The DNA segment ATACGACACCCTTGCCTCAGGCCGGTCAACCGCGCAGGCAGCGATTTAATGCTTAGCCGCTTCTGCACCGCGGAAAAGCGTGCCATAAAATGGCACCGCAAACGCGTGTCTCCCAAGAACCGCGAAAGGAAACGCCACCGTGAATGCGCCCTTTCACCAACCGCCGCAGATGGCCCGCGCCAACGGTGTCGAGCTCTGTTACGAGATCTTCGGCGACCCTGCCGCGGAACCTCTGATCCTGATCATGGGGCTCGGAGCCCAGATGATCCAATGGGACGATGATTTCTGCCGCCAGTTGGCCGCGCGCGGCTTTCGCGTGATCCGCTTCGACAACCGCGATATCGGCCAATCCTCAAGATTGTCCGGCGGCAAGCCGCTGACCGCGCTGGAACTGCTCAAGCTGCGCCTGTTCAAGATCCCGGTGAAAGCGCCCTATCGCTTGAGCGACATGGCAGAGGACACGGTCGGCCTGATGGACGCGCTTGGTATCACGTCCGCGCATCTGGTCGGCGCTTCCATGGGCGGGATGATCGCCCAGGAAATCGCAATCTCGTTTCCACGGCGGGTGCGTTCGCTTACCTCGATCATGTCGACCACGGGCAATCCAAAAATTCCCGGCCCGACACGCGAGGCCACGGCCGTCCTGATGGCTCCGCCGCCGAAGTCGAAGGAGGAATACCTCGCGCGCTTCGGCAAGACCTGGAAGGTGCTGCGTGCCGGCTCGTTCCCGGACGACGAAGCGCTCGATCCGGCGCGTGCGGAGCGCACCTTCGCACGCGGCCTCAATCCCGCCGGCGTCGGCCGCCAACTCCGCGCCATCCTCGCTTCCGGCAGTCGCAAGGAACGGCTTCGCAGCGTGAAAGCACCAACGCTGGTGATCCACGGCACCGTCGATCCGCTGGTGCATCCCGCCGGCGGCAAGGATACGGCGGCATCGATCCCCGGCGCCAAGCTGGTCATGATCGAGCGCATGGGCCACGCTTTGCCGATCCAGATGTGGCCGCAGATCATCGATGCGATCGACAAGCACGCGCACGCGGCATCCACGACAACCATGCACTGAGAGCGAACAGATGAAACTGGAAGGCGGATGCTATTGCGGCAACATACGCTACCTCGCCGAGGGCGAGCCGATGTTGAAGGCGC comes from the Bradyrhizobium erythrophlei genome and includes:
- a CDS encoding alpha/beta fold hydrolase, producing MARANGVELCYEIFGDPAAEPLILIMGLGAQMIQWDDDFCRQLAARGFRVIRFDNRDIGQSSRLSGGKPLTALELLKLRLFKIPVKAPYRLSDMAEDTVGLMDALGITSAHLVGASMGGMIAQEIAISFPRRVRSLTSIMSTTGNPKIPGPTREATAVLMAPPPKSKEEYLARFGKTWKVLRAGSFPDDEALDPARAERTFARGLNPAGVGRQLRAILASGSRKERLRSVKAPTLVIHGTVDPLVHPAGGKDTAASIPGAKLVMIERMGHALPIQMWPQIIDAIDKHAHAASTTTMH